From a region of the Salmo trutta chromosome 10, fSalTru1.1, whole genome shotgun sequence genome:
- the LOC115200940 gene encoding DCN1-like protein 3 produces MGQCVTKCKNPSSSLGSKSGDKEPGSKSHHKKCGGTGGSGGGGHKEEPSGLSSKASSELMFNGTKNALEVTVETTVIPTSAMMGDLRNEERPVADREGPSLLRIEELFCCYKDPQEESILEEGMERFCNDLYVDPAEFRVLVLAWKFQAATMCKFTRKEFVDGCRAIKADSLEGICSRFPFMLMEAQGEENFKELYRFTFQFGLDAEEGQRSLQRDIAIALWRLVFTQDTPAILEHWLDFLGENPSGVRGISRDTWNMFLNFTQAIGPDLSNYSEDEAWPSLFDTFVEWEMERRRKEEQLKRAEEEDRGCTETDESSPSSTDRLETEGGRGSQTWGGH; encoded by the exons ATGGGCCAGTGTGTCACCAAGTGTAAGAACCCATCGTCTTCGCTTGGCAGCAAGAGTGGCGACAAGGAGCCTGGGTCCAAGTCCCACCACAAGAAATGCGGGGGAACGGGAGGCAGTGGGGGAGGAGGGCACAAGGAGGAGCCCAGTGGCCTGAGCAGCAAGGCCTCCAGTGAGCTCATGTTCAATGGCACCAAGAATGCCTTGGAGGTTACCGTGGAGACCACAGTGATCCCCACATCGGCCATGATGGGGGACCTGAGGAATGAGGAGCGCCCGGTGGCAGACAGGGAGGGGCCGTCCTTGCTGCGCATCGAGGAGCTTTTCTGCTGCTACAAGGACCCGCAGGAGGAGTCTATCTTGGAGGAGGGCATGGAGAGGTTCTGCAACGACCTGTACGTGGACCCCGCCGAGTTCCGTGTGCTGGTCCTCGCTTGGAAGTTTCAGGCGGCCACCATGTGCAAGTTTACAAG GAAGGAGTTTGTAGACGGATGCAGGGCGATCAAGGCGGACAGTCTCGAGGGCATCTGCTCCCGGTTCCCCTTCATGCTGATGGAGGCACAGGGCGAGGAGAACTTCAAGGAGCTGTACCGCTTCACCTTCCAGTTTGGCCTGGACGCTGAGGAAGGCCAGCGCTCGCTGCAGCGTGACATCGCCATCGCGCTGTGGCGCCTGGTCTTCACGCAGGACACGCCAGCCATCCTCGAGCACTGGCTGGACTTCCTGGGCGAGAACCCGTCAGGTGTGCGGGGCATCTCGCGGGACACCTGGAACATGTTCCTCAACTTCACGCAGGCCATCGGGCCGGACCTGAGCAACTACAGCGAGGACGAGGCCTGGCCAAGCCTCTTTGACACCTTTGTAGAGTGGGAGATGGAGCGCAGGAGGAAGGAAGAGCAGTTAaagagggcagaggaggaggacaggggatgCACTGAGACTGATGAGAGCTCTCCCTCCAGCACAGACAGACTTGAAACAGAGGGCGGACGGGGCTCACAGACCTGGGGGGGGCACTGA